From Pongo pygmaeus isolate AG05252 chromosome 2, NHGRI_mPonPyg2-v2.0_pri, whole genome shotgun sequence, a single genomic window includes:
- the LOC129032719 gene encoding LOW QUALITY PROTEIN: succinate dehydrogenase [ubiquinone] flavoprotein subunit, mitochondrial-like (The sequence of the model RefSeq protein was modified relative to this genomic sequence to represent the inferred CDS: inserted 4 bases in 2 codons; substituted 1 base at 1 genomic stop codon): MSVIPALGEAEEGGSLEATSSRPAWATEQDPASTKNLKISRKPEAGDMAEDRSPLPRRPETEGHSRSLEAGGPGPLPPPPRTSAAPSTPFPAVWTFRPSRSGRFWRTTHGALKNVGAQHVPEIGPALSGSGSAGRPVHLAAPSAGPFCAGAAPPPFRPQPGRGVVRRRDVPNYRLPLTREWCAGRVSPQLYPGVVRRRSLRRDWQDCAAAITDISGVRGLSRLLSARRLALAKAMSPCREPRQGRRGQGGGRSGTVPSGSERSGRQISAQYPVVDQEFDAAVVGAGGAGLRAAFGLSEAGFNTACVTKLFPTRSHTVAAQVGINAALGNMEGDNWRWHFYDTVKGSDWLGDQDAIHYMTEQAPTAMVELEYYGMPFNSTEDGKIYQHAFGGQSLRFGKGGQAHRCCCVADRTGHSILPTLYGRSLXCDTGCFVEYFVLDLLMENGECCGVIALCIEDGSIHRMRAKNTVVATGGCGCTCFSCTSAHTSSGDGTAMITREGLPCQDLEFVHFHPTGTYGAGCLITEGCHGEGGILINSQGERFMERYAPVAKDLASRVVVCWSMTXEIREGRGCGPEKDHVYLQLHHLPLEQLATRLPGISDTAMTFTGVDVTKEPIPVLPTVHYNMDGIPTSYKGQVLRHANGQDQIVTSLYTCGEAACALVHGANPLGANSLLDLVVXGQACALSIKESCRPGDKVPPIKPNAGEESVMNLDKLRFADGRSRRTWELQLSMQKSMQNHAAMFRVGSVLQEGCGKISKLYRDLKHLQMFDRGMVWNTDLVETLELQNLMLCVLETINGAEARKESWGAYAREEYKVWIDEYDHSKPIQGQQKKPFEEHWRKHTLSYMYVSTGKVTLEYRPIINKTLKEADCAAIPSAIRSY; the protein is encoded by the exons atgtctgtaatccctgcacttggggaggccgaggagggaggatcgcttgaggcaacaagttcgagaccagcctgggcaacagagcaagatcccgcctctactaaaaatttaaaaatcagccggAAGCCAGAGGCTGGGGACATGGCTGAGGATCGCTCCCCCCTCCCTCGGAGGCCGGAAACCGAGGGTCACTCCCGCTCACTAGAGGCCGGAGGCCCCGGGCCGCTCCCGCCACCTCCGCGGACGAGCGCCGCCCCTTCGACCCCATTCCCTGCGGTCTGGACGTTCAGGCCCTCTCGGTCTGGGAGATTCTGGAGAACCACCCACGgggctttaaaaaatgttggtgCCCAACACGTCCCCGAAATAGGGCCCGCCCTATCTGGGTCGGGGAGCGCGGGACGTCCTGTCCACCTAGCGGCACCGTCCGCCGGTCCGTTTTGCGCAGGCGCGGCGCCCCCGCCCTTTAGACCCCAGCCCGGGCGTGGCGTGGTGCGCAGGCGCGATGTCCCCAACTACCGTCTCCCTTTGACCCGGGAGTGGTGCGCGGGCCGGGTTTCCCCCCAGCTCTACCCCGGTGTGGTGCGCAGGCGCAGTCTGCGCAGGGACTGGCAGGACTGCGCGGCGGCGATTACAGACATTTCGGGGGTTCGGGGCCTGTCGCGACTGCTAAGCGCTCGGCGCCTGGCGCTGGCCAAGGCGATGAGTCCCTGCCGCGAACCGCGGCAGGGCAGGCGGGGGCAAGGCGGCGGTAGGAGCGGGACGGTCCCCAGCGGGTCCGAGCGGAGCGGGCGCCAG atttcTGCTCAGTATCCAGTAGTGGATCAGGAATTTGATGCAGCGGTGGTAGGCGCTGGAGGGGCAGGCTTGCGAGCTGCATTTGGCCTTTCCGAGGCAGGGTTTAATACGGCATGTGTTACAAAGCTGTTTCCTACCAGGTCACACACTGTTGCAGCGCAG GTTGGAATCAATGCTGCTCTGGGGAACATGGAGGGGGACAACTGGAGATGGCATTTCTACGACACCGTGAAGGGCTCCGACTGGCTGGGGGACCAGGATGCCATTCACTACATGACGGAGCAGGCCCCCACTGCCATGGTCGAG CTAGAATATTATGGCATGCCGTTTAACAGCACTGAAGATGGGAAGATTTATCAGCATGCATTTGGTGGACAGAGCCTCAGGTTTGGAAAGGGCGGGCAGGCCCATCGGTGCTGCTGTGTGGCTGATCGGACCGGCCACTCAATATTGCCCACCTTATATGGGAGG tctCTGTGATGTGATACCGGCTGTTTTGTGGAGTATTTTGTCTTGGATCTCCTGATGGAGAACGGGGAGTGCTGTGGTGTCATCGCACTGTGCATAGAGGACGGCTCCATCCATCGCATGAGAGCAAAGAACACTGTTGTTGCCACAGG AGGCTGTGGGTGCACCTGCTTCAGCTGCACATCTGCCCACACCAGCAGCGGCGATGGCACGGCCATGATCACCAGGGAAGGCCTTCCTTGCCAGGACCTCGAGTTTGTTCATTTCCACCCCACAG GTACATATGGTGCTGGTTGTCTCATTACGGAAGGATGTCATGGAGAGGGAGGCATTCTGATTAACAGTCAAGGTGAAAGGTTTATGGAGCGATACGCCCCCGTCGCGAAGGACCTGGCGTCTAGAGTTGTGGTGTGTTGGTCGATGAC GGAGATCCGCGAAGGAAG AGGCTGTGGCCCTGAGAAAGATCACGTCTACCTGCAGCTGCACCACCTACCTCTAGAGCAGCTGGCCACGCGCCTGCCTGGTATTTCAGACACAGCCATGACCTTCACTGGTGTGGACGTCACGAAGGAGCCGATCCCTGTCCTCCCAACTGTGCATTATAACATGGACGGCATTCCCACCAGCTACAAGGGGCAG GTCCTGAGGCACGCGAATGGCCAGGATCAGATTGTGACCAGCCTGTACACCTGTGGGGAGGCCGCCTGTGCCTTGGTACATGGTGCCAACCCCCTCGGGGCAAACTCACTGTTGGACCTGGTTGT TGGTCAGGCATGTGCCCTGAGTATCAAAGAGTCATGCAGGCCTG gagATAAAGTCCCTCCAATTAAACCAAATGCTGGGGAAGAATCTGTCATGAATCTCGACAAATTGAGATTTGCTGATGGAAGAAGCAGAAGAACATGGGAACTGCAACTCAGCATGCAGAAG TCAATGCAAAATCATGCTGCCATGTTCCGTGTGGGAAGTGTGTTGCAAGAAGGTTGTGGGAAAATCAGCAAGCTCTACAGAGACCTGAAGCACCTGCAGATGTTTGACCGGG GAATGGTCTGGAACACGGACCTGGTGGAGACCCTGGAGCTGCAGAACCTGATGCTGTGTGTGCTGGAGACCATCAATGGAGCAGAGGCGCGGAAGGAGTCATGGGGCGCGTACGCCAGGGAAGAATACAAG GTGTGGATTGATGAGTATGATCACTCCAAGCCCATCCAGGGGCAACAGAAGAAGCCCTTTGAGGAGCACTGGAGGAAGCACACCCTGTCCTATATGTACGTCAGCACTGGGAAG GTCACCCTGGAATATAGACCCATAATCAACAAAACTTTGAAGGAGGCTGACTGTGCCGCCATCCCCTCAGCCATTCGCTCCTACTGA